The uncultured Methanobrevibacter sp. genome includes the window TGATATAGAATTGTATTCCTAAAAGGAATGATAATGCATCAATCTTAAATAGGAATAATAAACCGAAAATAATGGCCAGAATTCCGATGAGGACATTAATAGCGGAAAATCCTGCTAATATTATTGCTAGACCTAAGAATATTAAACTTACTCCAATAATAATGGATACTAGTCCGGAACTAAAAATTGGGAAAATTATAAAAATTAATCCTAAAATTACGGATAATATTCCAGATACTTGATTAGATTCCATATTTTTTTCCTCCATATTGTGTTATGTTCACTTTTTTAGTGACATTCAATAATCCAAAAAAGCATTTCTGCTTTTATATTTATAAATTATTCATCGTAATATTTAATTTTTATCATTATTAGCTGGTTCTATTTATTTTTTTAAAATTTTAGTTTCGATTTGGAAAAATTATATGAACAATGTAATAATTGGAGGTAATATATGTTGGATAAGTTTTGATTTTTAAACTATTGTTTAGAGAATTAACATGGTTTGAAATGATGGTATGGTTTACCAAAAATTCAATGTAAAATTTTTAGAAAAATAATGTTATGTCCAAAATGATAGATATTATTTCGTTTCATGATTTTTCTAAATTTTGATTTTAGCCATTAACTTTATTAAAGCTAAAAATTTTATATATTTTTAATAATTAAATTAATCATATTAGGTGAATTTATGGAAAAAAATTTAAATGTTCCGATTAAAGACGAAGATTTATCAGAATTAAAAGCGGGAGATGTAGTTTATTTAACTGGAAATATTTTAACTGCTCGTGACCAGGCTCATAAGCGTCTTCTTGAAGAAGGCGCGCCACTGAATATTGATGGTGCAGTTTTATTCCATGCTGGACCTATCATATCTCAAAAAGGGGATGAATATGAAATGGTTGCTATAGGTCCTACTACCTCAATGAGAATGAATCCGTATCAAAGTGATGTTTTGGATATGGGTCCGAAAATTGTAATAGGAAAAGGTGGAATGGATGATACAGTACGTGAAGCTTTAATAAAAAATGAAGCGATTTATGTGGTTGCTACTGGAGGATGTGCTGCTTTATATGTCGATGCTGTTGAAAAAATAGAAAGTGTTGACTGGTTGGATTTAGGAATGCCTGAAGCAATGTGGAATTTAAAAGTTAAAGATTTTGGTCCGCTTATTGTGGCAATGGATAGTCATGGAAACAGTTTGTATGATTGATTTTAATATTAATAAGTAATACTTATATATAATATCATTATATAGTATAGTTTAATTTAAATGAATTTTAAAAATTTTTTTTGGATGTGTAATTATGGTTGACAATATTGATGAATTAGCTGTAAAAAAATTGAAATCTAGAATGACAAAAATTAGAAAATGTAACAGAGACGCAGAGGAAAAAGAAAAATTTTCTGAAAAATTTGGTGTTTCTCTGGAAGTAGAATTCCAAAATAGAAATCCTGATAAACTTTCCGATGGTTTAACTATTTTTACTGATGCAACTGGAAAAGTTATCTATGCAGAATATTTCTATGGAATTCCAGAAGAAGAAGAGTATACTTCTGTTCAAGTTGATGAAAAACAATTAAAAGCTATTTTAGAATTCTTTGAAGATTACAGAGTACAATTTGACGATTCTGATTAGATGATTATTAAAAACTCTTTGGATGAAGTCAAAAAAAGAGAAAAAGCTCTTTCAATTATTAAAAACCATGTAGAAACTCAGGGAAGGGACTCTTTATTTGATTTAACTGGTTTATCTGGGGGATTTATTGCATCTCCCTCTGAAATTAGTCTTTTGGAAACTTATGTTGGTCCGGCTATTTTTGAAGAAGAACTGCAAAAAGTGGGTAAGTCTCATTTAGGCGGGGAAAAAATTCTCCCTTTAAATAGGACTTCTTCAGGAATATTGGCTACAATATTAACATTAGTTGATAAAGGCTCAAATGTTGTTCATTATTTGGCTGAATTGCCTGCTCATCCATCAATTCCACGTAGCTGTAATCTGGTTGGTGCTAATTATTCAGAAACTGATGTTTTTGAAGAATTTTCTATTCCTGAAAACACTTCTTTGGTTATCATTACAGGTTCTACTATGGATCATAAAGTAATTGATGTGAATGAATTTAAGAAAGTCATTGAATTGGCTCATGAAAAATGCATTCCTGTCATGGTTGATGATGCTTCAGGTGCAAGGCTTAGAACGGTTGTTTTCAATCAGCCAAAAGCATGTGACTTGGGTGCAGATATTGCAATTACTAGTACTGATAAATTAATGCCCGGCCCTCGAGGTGGTCTTATGGCAGGTCGAAAAGAGTTAATTGATAAAATCAAGGTCAAGGTCAATCAATTTGGTCTTGAAGCTCAACCTCCTCTTGTTCTTGCAATGGTAAATGGTATTAAAAATTTCAACGAAGAGAATCTGATTAATAGTTTTTCCAGAAAAGATGAATTGTTTAACCTGTTAAACGAAAAATATGAAAATTTCCAGACTACTCCTACAGGAGTCATGATTTCACCTGAAGGTTTAGCTGGTGAGATTACAGTTAACCATAATTTATCTGTCAATGATTTGGCATTTGTATTTTCATTTATTCTTTTGAATGATTTTGGAATTATTACCATTCCTGCAGTATCAATGCCAGGTGCATCTGCAACAATAAGATTTGATTTATCTACAAATGATGCTTTTAATTTAGATTTAAATGATTTATATAAAAAAATAGAATCTTCAATTAATAAGCTACATGAAGTAGTTATTAATGAAGATGAATGTAGAGAGATTGTATTTTAGTTTTTAATAATACATTCTCCTGAAATTACTTTTTCTAAGGTTCCATCAATTTTTTCAACAATGAGAGCTCCGTCTTTACTTATACCCAAGACATATGCATCATAATAAGTATTGAATGGTTCTCTTACTTCTACAATTTTTCCAATGGAGTATGAACGTTTTCTCCATTCTTTTAGGATAACTTCATATTCTTTTTCATTGAAGAGTTCATTGATTTTTTCAAATTCTTCAAGGAATAATTGGATTAATTTGTTTTCATTTCCTTCTTTGTGAAGTTCTTCTTTAAGGGTTGTTGTTCCCTCTTGAAGTTCTTCAGGGAAATCAGATACATTTAAATTAGCATCAATACCAACACCAATAATGACATTTTCAATGGTATTTAACTTTGTTACAGCTTCAGTTAAAATTCCACATACCTTTTTACCGTTTATCATTATGTCGTTTGGCCATTTGATTTCAGGATTTTCAACACCAATCTTTTCTAAGGTTTTTGCAACTGCAACTCCGGTAGCTAGTGTAATCAAAGGGATTTTTGAGTAATCAACACTAGGATTTATGATTATAGATAACCATACTCCTCCCAATGGAGATTCCCAAGATTTGCCTGATCTTCCTTTTGCTTTGGTTTGTTTTTCGGAGATTATTACAGTTCCCATTTCTGCATCATTCATTGATAAGAATCTTGCAAGAGTATTTGTTGAGTTTACTTCTTTGAAAACGTAGAGGTTTTTACCAATATATTCAGTGTTCAAATCTTTTGAAATCTCCTCAGCATTGATGTGGTCTGTCTCTTGCTTTCCAATTTCTTTAACAATGTTTGAGAAATCGTCTATGTTTATATTTTGTATTTCCTCAATTGTATTGTCTGAAAGCTTATTTTCTTTTTTTAATAAATTTATAATTTCAGTTTCCATGAGATTCTCTCCAAAGAGTTATTTTTGCATTTGTTGACTTTTTACAATATTTTGATATGATCCGACAGCTGCTGAAATTGCAGCTATTTTTTTACTAGGCATGAATGTGGATTTTAATTTGTTAACATATTCTGCATCTTCTTCAATGATATTGGCCATTTCTGTATCAATACCTTTTTTATGCTGGTCAATGAAGTGTGTATTTAAATCTCCAGAAATGAAATTAGGATTTCTTAAAATTGCTTTATGGAATGGAATTGTGGTTTTAACACCTAAAATAATATATTCACTTAATGCTCTTTTCATTCTGTTTATTGCATCATTTCTGTTTCTTCCATAAGTGATTAATTTTGAAATCATTGAATCATAAAATGTTGGAATGGTATAATTCATGTATACTCCACTGTCTAAACGTACACCAGGTCCACCAGGGGATCTGTAACCTGTAATTTTTCCAGGATTTGGTGCAAAATCATTTAGAGGATCTTCTGCATTGATACGGCATTCTATAGCATGACC containing:
- a CDS encoding biotin--[acetyl-CoA-carboxylase] ligase, with amino-acid sequence METEIINLLKKENKLSDNTIEEIQNINIDDFSNIVKEIGKQETDHINAEEISKDLNTEYIGKNLYVFKEVNSTNTLARFLSMNDAEMGTVIISEKQTKAKGRSGKSWESPLGGVWLSIIINPSVDYSKIPLITLATGVAVAKTLEKIGVENPEIKWPNDIMINGKKVCGILTEAVTKLNTIENVIIGVGIDANLNVSDFPEELQEGTTTLKEELHKEGNENKLIQLFLEEFEKINELFNEKEYEVILKEWRKRSYSIGKIVEVREPFNTYYDAYVLGISKDGALIVEKIDGTLEKVISGECIIKN
- a CDS encoding TIGR03576 family pyridoxal phosphate-dependent enzyme; amino-acid sequence: MIIKNSLDEVKKREKALSIIKNHVETQGRDSLFDLTGLSGGFIASPSEISLLETYVGPAIFEEELQKVGKSHLGGEKILPLNRTSSGILATILTLVDKGSNVVHYLAELPAHPSIPRSCNLVGANYSETDVFEEFSIPENTSLVIITGSTMDHKVIDVNEFKKVIELAHEKCIPVMVDDASGARLRTVVFNQPKACDLGADIAITSTDKLMPGPRGGLMAGRKELIDKIKVKVNQFGLEAQPPLVLAMVNGIKNFNEENLINSFSRKDELFNLLNEKYENFQTTPTGVMISPEGLAGEITVNHNLSVNDLAFVFSFILLNDFGIITIPAVSMPGASATIRFDLSTNDAFNLDLNDLYKKIESSINKLHEVVINEDECREIVF
- a CDS encoding DUF308 domain-containing protein, whose amino-acid sequence is MESNQVSGILSVILGLIFIIFPIFSSGLVSIIIGVSLIFLGLAIILAGFSAINVLIGILAIIFGLLFLFKIDALSFLLGIQFYIIGIIMLLLGIIGLFSGPGVSKAASILIIILGIIAFILGGLSLDQPLYAAILIGVCLIIQGIRLYIAE
- a CDS encoding FumA C-terminus/TtdB family hydratase beta subunit; the protein is MEKNLNVPIKDEDLSELKAGDVVYLTGNILTARDQAHKRLLEEGAPLNIDGAVLFHAGPIISQKGDEYEMVAIGPTTSMRMNPYQSDVLDMGPKIVIGKGGMDDTVREALIKNEAIYVVATGGCAALYVDAVEKIESVDWLDLGMPEAMWNLKVKDFGPLIVAMDSHGNSLYD